The following are from one region of the Ptychodera flava strain L36383 chromosome 15, AS_Pfla_20210202, whole genome shotgun sequence genome:
- the LOC139150812 gene encoding kinetochore protein Nuf2-like has product MPHYECPTLTAPEILANLDEFFGGDVHYNEADLLKPQPHKIRQLYADLLSVSNIGVRPENFTIMPVHGMHSVQSPELHEESYPLVTFSLIMQRVLVACGVDDFKIWDITSPKPKRTARFLSALINWKKLTDDRMKVYEKIKEDSALLQEKRVELLAAKDEIKSKINKIKAAQAEKAPQVEQLQQEIEEMDSKMAEMLKHQGEVQLEVQQIKADIADKTARTDQIKCREVANKEEAEKIRSRIVQSPEKMKSDIARMKHNIQSLKMMKEDSGIKLQELYLLKQKQHAMLENAKHGVKLISAIKAEQQKLREAEEELIKIQDKKCHQKDVLSEISAKANQMKRQASTKQEKLSKLALQQETKMRSIMEDIEAVTRERDALMAKKSENNKEVMKYAEEKEQIQREMELKKRSYEEEMKEMTNLYEHDLLQTVEEYHKSIAVAYDENNPWTVFPTNDESS; this is encoded by the exons ATGCCACATTACGAATGCCCAACACTAACTGCGCCTGAAATCTTGGCAAACCTTGATGAGTTTTTTGGTGGTGATGTTCACTACAATGAGGCTGATCTTTTAAAACCACAG CCTCATAAAATTCGGCAGCTGTATGCTGATTTGTTGTCTGTGTCAAATATTGGAGTACGGCCAGAGAATTTCACCATAATGCCTGTCCATGGTATGCATAGTGTACAGAGTCCAGAACTTCATGAGGAATCTTATCCACTTGTAACCTTCAGTTTAATCAT GCAACGTGTGTTAGTGGCATGTGGAGTTGATGACTTCAAGATATGGGATATTACCAGTCCAA AGCCCAAAAGGACTGCAAGATTTTTAAGTGCATTGATCAACTGGAAGAAACTGACCGATGATCGGATGAAAGTGTATGAAAAAATCAAGGAGGATTCT GCATTGTTACAAGAGAAACGCGTTGAGTTGCTGGCTGCCAAAGATGAAATCAAATCCAAGATCAATAAAATCAAAGCTGCCCAGGCTGAGAAAGCACCTCAAGTAGAGCAG CTTCAGCAAGAGATTGAAGAAATGGATAGCAAGATGGCAGAGATGTTGAAACACCAAGGAGAAGTACAACTTGAGGTTCAACAAATCAAAGCAGACATAGCAGATAAGACAGCAAGAACT GACCAAATAAAGTGTAGGGAAGTCGCAAACAAAGAAGAGGCAGAGAAAATCAGGTCTCGCATCGTACAGTCGCCTGAAAAGATGAAGAGTGACATCGCGCGCATGAAACACAACATCCAGagtttgaaaatgatgaaagaaGACAGCGGTATAAAACTGCAGGAACTTTATTTACTGAAACAGAAACAACACGCAATGCTAGAAAATGCCAAACATGGAGTGAAACTGATTTCAGCTATCAAGGCAGAACAACAGAAATTGAG agaGGCGGAAGAAGAGCTGATAAAAATCCAGGACAAGAAATGCCACCAGAAGGATGTGTTGAGTGAGATCAGTGCTAAGGCCAATCAGATGAAGAGACAGGCAAGCACAAAGCAAGAAAAACTCTCAAAACTTGCCCTTCAGCAAGAAACCAAAATGAGATCTATCATGGAAGATATAGAGGCAGTTACAAG GGAGAGAGATGCTTTAATGgcaaagaaaagtgaaaacaaTAAAGAAGTTATGAAGTATGCAGAAGAGAAAGAACAAATTCAAAGAGAG ATGGAGCTGAAGAAGAGAAGTTATGAGGAAGAAATGAAAGAGATGACAAACCTCTATGAGCATGATCTTCTTCAGACT GTTGAGGAATATCACAAGAGCATAGCTGTTGCCTATGATGAGAACAATCCTTGGACCGTCTTTCCAACCAATGACGaaagttcatga